In Streptantibioticus cattleyicolor NRRL 8057 = DSM 46488, a genomic segment contains:
- a CDS encoding chorismate mutase family protein, which yields MTAVTDTDITARYEHIAELDRSIIGLVRERSRALGDLGPLRRAAGLSQGDLARENEMLLRYHSAFGQRGTALGLLLLELARTTPSAR from the coding sequence ATGACCGCTGTGACCGACACCGACATCACCGCCCGCTACGAACACATCGCCGAGCTGGACCGCAGCATCATCGGCCTGGTCCGGGAACGCAGCCGCGCCCTGGGCGACCTGGGCCCGCTGCGCCGCGCGGCCGGCCTGTCCCAGGGCGACCTGGCCCGGGAGAACGAGATGCTGCTGCGCTACCACTCGGCGTTCGGACAGCGCGGCACCGCGCTCGGGCTGCTCCTGCTGGAACTGGCCCGTACCACCCCGAGTGCCCGCTGA
- a CDS encoding NAD(P)/FAD-dependent oxidoreductase, which translates to MYDVIVVGARCAGAPTAMLFARAGYRVLMVDRAEFPRDTLSTLYIHQPGVALLNRWGLLEQVTATGCPPIDKVVYRVEDLVMSGCSLPADGIRSAYAPRRFLLDAILADAAVAAGVEFRQGCAVDSVLVEDEQVVGVGYRTADGRHHEERARLVVGADGMRSRFASLVGAATVTEHPVMTCAYYAYWDPFVDHFDLREGRGQWVGALPTNDATLVAAYFPQSEFERVRRDALGAYLEALRTSAPDLYAHIEGREPLERLRGTGDQRNFFREPAGLGWALVGDAGHHKDSITARGITDAFRQAQLLADCLTGKDLADPDELIDGLEEYAALRDESMIDAYYSTLSVAELNLPGHRLDALRAIAADQGDMDRYFSTLAGVLSVDEFHTPELLARMEAV; encoded by the coding sequence GTGTACGACGTCATCGTGGTCGGGGCCCGGTGTGCCGGGGCCCCCACGGCCATGCTCTTCGCCCGCGCGGGGTACCGGGTGCTGATGGTGGACCGGGCCGAGTTCCCCAGGGACACCCTCAGCACGCTCTACATCCACCAGCCCGGCGTGGCGCTGCTGAACCGCTGGGGTCTGCTGGAGCAGGTCACCGCCACCGGCTGCCCGCCCATCGACAAGGTGGTCTACCGGGTCGAGGACCTGGTGATGAGCGGCTGCTCGCTGCCGGCCGACGGCATCCGCAGCGCCTACGCCCCGCGCCGTTTCCTGCTCGACGCGATCCTCGCGGACGCCGCGGTCGCCGCCGGGGTGGAGTTCCGCCAGGGGTGCGCGGTCGACTCGGTGCTGGTCGAGGACGAGCAGGTGGTGGGCGTCGGCTACCGCACCGCGGACGGCCGCCACCACGAGGAGCGCGCCCGCCTGGTGGTGGGCGCCGACGGCATGCGTTCCCGGTTCGCCTCCCTGGTCGGCGCCGCCACCGTCACCGAGCACCCGGTGATGACCTGCGCCTACTACGCCTACTGGGACCCGTTCGTGGACCACTTCGACCTGCGCGAGGGACGCGGCCAGTGGGTGGGCGCGCTGCCCACCAACGACGCCACGCTGGTGGCCGCCTACTTCCCGCAGAGCGAGTTCGAACGGGTACGCCGCGACGCGCTGGGCGCCTACCTGGAGGCGCTGCGCACCAGCGCCCCGGACCTGTACGCGCACATCGAGGGCCGCGAACCGCTGGAGCGGCTGCGCGGCACCGGCGACCAGCGCAACTTCTTCCGCGAGCCGGCCGGCCTGGGCTGGGCGCTGGTCGGCGACGCCGGCCACCACAAGGACTCGATCACCGCCCGCGGCATCACCGACGCCTTCCGCCAGGCCCAGCTCCTCGCCGACTGCCTCACCGGCAAGGACCTCGCCGACCCCGACGAACTCATCGACGGGCTGGAGGAGTACGCCGCGCTGCGCGACGAGTCGATGATCGACGCCTACTACTCCACCTTGTCGGTGGCCGAACTCAACCTGCCGGGGCACCGTCTGGACGCGCTGCGGGCGATCGCCGCCGACCAGGGGGACATGGACCGGTACTTCTCGACGCTCGCCGGGGTGCTCAGCGTGGACGAGTTCCACACCCCCGAACTGCTCGCCCGCATGGAAGCCGTCTGA
- a CDS encoding thioesterase II family protein → MVVPIRPGGTVSAPLDTWLRRPRPVAAPRLRLVCFPHAGGAASFFREWPGWLPADVEVAAVCYPGREDRILDDCVADMAGLADPVADALAGWTDRPLVFFGHSMGASVAHEVALRMEARHGDVVRRLLVSSRAAPPRLNPSGLSRQGDEALLADVFSLGGAFSEVLNDPDIRELMLPAIRADYRLLDDYRPDPDARLNAPVSAFVGDDDPHVPVADMESWAQVTRGGFELTVFPGDHFYLVPRGPELAGRIGESLTRG, encoded by the coding sequence ATGGTTGTCCCGATCCGCCCCGGCGGTACCGTTTCCGCCCCGCTCGACACATGGCTGCGGCGGCCCCGGCCGGTGGCCGCGCCCCGGCTGCGGCTGGTGTGTTTCCCGCACGCCGGCGGGGCGGCCAGTTTCTTCCGTGAGTGGCCGGGGTGGCTGCCGGCCGACGTGGAGGTGGCCGCGGTCTGCTACCCGGGCCGCGAGGACCGCATCCTGGACGACTGCGTGGCCGACATGGCCGGGCTCGCCGACCCGGTGGCCGACGCGCTGGCCGGCTGGACCGACCGGCCGCTGGTGTTCTTCGGGCACAGCATGGGTGCCTCGGTGGCGCACGAGGTGGCGCTGCGGATGGAGGCCCGCCACGGCGACGTGGTGCGGCGGCTGCTGGTCTCCAGCCGGGCGGCGCCGCCCCGGCTGAACCCCTCGGGGCTCTCCCGGCAGGGCGACGAGGCGCTGCTCGCCGATGTCTTCTCGCTCGGCGGGGCCTTCTCCGAGGTGCTCAACGACCCGGACATCCGCGAGCTGATGCTCCCCGCCATCCGCGCCGACTACCGGCTGCTGGACGACTACCGCCCCGACCCGGACGCCCGGCTGAACGCCCCGGTCAGCGCCTTCGTGGGGGACGACGACCCGCACGTGCCGGTGGCCGACATGGAGTCCTGGGCCCAGGTGACCCGCGGCGGCTTCGAGCTGACCGTCTTCCCCGGCGACCACTTCTACCTGGTGCCGCGCGGCCCCGAACTGGCCGGACGGATCGGCGAGTCGCTCACACGGGGGTGA
- a CDS encoding aspartate/glutamate racemase family protein, whose protein sequence is MSAGYTSPRVLGVLGGMGPLASAEFVRTLYACQPAGPDQSRPRVLLDSDPAFPDRTEAIRTGRTAEMTGRLELRLAELLDRGADQLVVVCYTAHHFLALVDPALRARLVSLVEVTAAQLLRTTGRFLLLATEGTRRAGIFDRAPGWADVAHRVVLPAPADQERVHRLIYRMKTYGPLPDEALPLVEELRQAYDCAGVVLGCTEFHLVSDRLTARYGPARTVDALRTVATRFPAAPDAYADPPLAAPGRVPQVTPV, encoded by the coding sequence GTGTCCGCCGGGTACACCTCCCCGCGAGTCCTGGGCGTGCTGGGCGGCATGGGACCGCTGGCCTCCGCCGAGTTCGTCCGGACGCTCTACGCCTGCCAGCCGGCCGGGCCGGACCAGTCCCGGCCCCGGGTGCTGCTCGACAGCGACCCGGCGTTCCCGGACCGCACCGAGGCGATCCGTACCGGCCGCACCGCCGAGATGACCGGCCGCCTGGAGCTGCGGCTGGCCGAACTCCTCGACCGCGGCGCCGACCAGCTCGTCGTCGTCTGCTACACCGCCCACCACTTCCTCGCCCTGGTCGACCCCGCGCTGCGCGCCCGGCTGGTCTCCCTGGTCGAGGTGACCGCGGCCCAACTGCTCCGTACCACCGGGCGGTTCCTGCTGCTGGCCACCGAGGGCACCCGGCGGGCCGGGATCTTCGACCGGGCACCGGGCTGGGCGGACGTCGCCCACCGCGTGGTGCTGCCGGCCCCCGCCGACCAGGAACGGGTGCACCGGCTGATCTACCGGATGAAGACCTACGGCCCGCTGCCGGACGAGGCGCTGCCGCTGGTGGAGGAGTTGCGGCAGGCCTACGACTGCGCCGGGGTCGTGCTGGGCTGCACCGAGTTCCACCTGGTGTCGGACCGGCTGACCGCCCGCTACGGCCCCGCGCGCACCGTGGACGCGCTGCGTACCGTGGCCACCCGCTTCCCGGCCGCCCCGGACGCCTACGCGGACCCGCCCCTGGCTGCCCCGGGACGGGTGCCGCAGGTCACCCCCGTGTGA